The following coding sequences lie in one Armatimonadota bacterium genomic window:
- a CDS encoding esterase family protein, with protein sequence MKRFLPYIVTGALSATAALSISYYQQKPNPDSQYRPNPDALVHDGVPKGEVRGPFVVQSLGYPGTQKTYWVYVPAQYDPKVPTALMVLQDGQAMKQENGQIRAQTVFDNLIYRREIPVMIGVFINPGRTPEQKEPSPENGWGDGFTNRGVEYNALDDKYARDIVDGLIPQLKKDYNISDDPNMRGIGGSSSGAIAAFTVAWERPNAFRKVLSIVGSFTNIRGGDAYPDIIRKSKKKPIRVFLCDGRNDLRGVRNGKYDPRWDWFLQNNRMKDALTEKGYDLNYTWGMNNHGQAFGGQIFPDMMRWLWRDGPVSTDPNDMVERSFRGAAAGLDKEGN encoded by the coding sequence ATGAAGCGTTTTCTTCCCTACATCGTCACGGGGGCGCTGTCGGCCACGGCGGCTCTTTCGATTTCCTACTATCAGCAGAAACCCAACCCGGATTCGCAGTATCGACCTAATCCCGACGCGCTGGTTCACGATGGGGTTCCGAAAGGCGAAGTACGTGGCCCATTCGTGGTCCAGAGCCTCGGCTACCCGGGAACGCAGAAGACGTATTGGGTGTACGTGCCCGCACAATACGACCCCAAGGTTCCGACCGCGCTGATGGTGCTTCAGGATGGTCAAGCAATGAAGCAGGAAAACGGACAGATTCGAGCCCAAACGGTGTTCGACAACCTCATCTATCGACGTGAAATTCCCGTCATGATCGGCGTGTTCATCAACCCTGGACGAACGCCTGAGCAAAAGGAACCATCACCCGAAAACGGCTGGGGAGACGGATTCACCAACCGGGGTGTCGAGTACAACGCGCTCGACGACAAGTACGCGCGCGACATCGTCGATGGGCTGATTCCTCAGCTAAAGAAGGATTACAACATCTCCGACGACCCGAATATGCGCGGAATCGGCGGCTCAAGCTCGGGCGCGATTGCCGCCTTCACGGTGGCGTGGGAACGACCGAACGCCTTCCGCAAAGTCCTTAGCATTGTGGGAAGCTTCACCAACATTCGCGGTGGCGACGCCTATCCCGATATCATCCGCAAGAGCAAGAAGAAGCCGATTCGCGTGTTCCTCTGCGACGGTCGGAACGACCTCCGCGGGGTCCGCAACGGCAAATACGATCCTCGCTGGGATTGGTTCTTGCAGAACAACCGCATGAAGGACGCGCTGACGGAGAAGGGGTACGACCTGAACTATACGTGGGGCATGAACAACCATGGCCAAGCGTTCGGCGGGCAAATCTTCCCCGACATGATGCGTTGGCTATGGCGCGACGGACCGGTCTCCACCGACCCGAACGACATGGTCGAGCGGAGCTTCCGAGGGGCCGCTGCTGGATTGGATAAGGAAGGTAACTAG